A section of the Bradyrhizobium oligotrophicum S58 genome encodes:
- a CDS encoding lipid kinase gives MTAGGDQTIVANARLARPSASVRRLLMIINRGSRSGGEAAGLAVSRLSAAGYDLVISAPHSPREVAPWIEAHADDAEAVVVAGGDGSLNAAAPALVKTGLPLGIIPAGTANDLARTLGLPQDMEAATDVIAAGHRRQIDLGEVNGHPFFNVASLGLSAELARQLTKETKRKFGRLGYAITALKVLTNARPFRAMIVSSDGAVRVKTLQIAVGNGRYYGGGMAVDHRAEIDDSHLDLYSLEIGRVWKLLAMAYDFRKGRHGLWQEVRASRDTSFEIRTRRPRPINADGELVTFTPARFGVLPRAVSVFVPKATGQDQA, from the coding sequence GTGACTGCGGGGGGTGACCAGACGATCGTCGCGAACGCCAGGTTGGCGCGGCCGAGCGCCTCGGTACGCCGGCTCCTGATGATCATCAACCGTGGCAGCCGCTCCGGCGGCGAGGCGGCCGGCCTTGCCGTATCGCGGCTGAGCGCGGCCGGCTATGACCTCGTGATCTCCGCGCCGCACAGCCCGCGCGAAGTCGCACCGTGGATCGAAGCGCATGCTGACGACGCGGAAGCGGTGGTCGTTGCCGGCGGCGACGGCAGCCTGAATGCGGCTGCGCCCGCGCTGGTGAAGACCGGCCTGCCGCTCGGCATCATTCCGGCCGGCACCGCCAATGATCTGGCCCGCACGCTTGGCCTGCCCCAGGACATGGAGGCGGCCACAGACGTGATTGCAGCCGGCCACCGCCGTCAGATCGATCTTGGCGAGGTCAACGGACATCCGTTCTTCAACGTCGCCAGCCTTGGCTTGAGCGCCGAGCTTGCGCGGCAGCTGACCAAGGAGACCAAGCGGAAGTTCGGCCGGCTCGGCTATGCGATCACGGCGCTGAAGGTGCTCACCAATGCGCGGCCGTTCCGCGCGATGATCGTGTCGTCCGACGGCGCGGTGCGCGTCAAGACCTTGCAGATCGCAGTCGGCAACGGCCGCTACTACGGCGGCGGCATGGCCGTCGATCACCGCGCCGAGATCGACGATTCCCATCTCGACCTCTATTCGCTGGAGATCGGCCGGGTCTGGAAGCTGCTGGCGATGGCCTATGATTTCCGCAAGGGCCGCCACGGCCTGTGGCAGGAGGTGCGGGCCTCGCGCGACACGTCGTTCGAGATCCGCACCCGGCGTCCGCGCCCGATCAATGCCGATGGCGAGCTCGTCACCTTCACCCCCGCGCGTTTCGGCGTGCTGCCCCGCGCGGTGTCCGTCTTCGTGCCGAAAGCTACGGGGCAGGACCAAGCCTGA